One window of Cellulomonas shaoxiangyii genomic DNA carries:
- a CDS encoding glycoside hydrolase family 31 protein: protein MTHPFDVHAATLVWRGDGETLVVEPWGRDSVRVRSALGDVVDADWALLVPDPEAHVGATLAVDGATATLTNGRIRVVATATSGKDWQTGAVVHDCRLAFEDADGRPLFSEVPSGGALKVRARTYRPLPGGGVRAGLALQSPDGEHLAGMGQYQQDLVDLKGCTLELAHRNSQASVPFVRSSAGYGFLWHNPAVGRATFAANRTEWTAESCRQLDYWVTAGETPAAISSRYAEATGHAPMMPEHGLGFWQCKLRYSSQEELLTVAREHVRRGLPLDVIVADFFHWPHMGDFRFEDEFWPDPAAMVAELRELDVELMVSVWPQVSLESENFAEMARRNLLARTNRGIDVQMWFGGPSRFVDVTNPAARAYLWDRCREGYARHGIRLFWLDEAEPEFGVYDLDAYRYHAGQALEVGNLYPQAFSRAFWEGQTADGETDVVNLVRCAWAGSQRYGALVWSGDIHSDFPTLRRQVVAGVHMGAAGIPWFTTDIGGFGGGRTDDPAFHELLVRWFQVGTFLPVMRLHGDRAPASPVRAADGSERNPTGAGNELWSFGEPVYDVLERYVHLREELRDYTRDLMAAAHTDGQPVMRGLAHEFPDDRHAWDVADEYLYGPSLLVAPVLEAGATSRAVWLPAGATWTSLVTGEVHEGGRWVDVAAPLATIPVFARDGALTHLVGRVPAA from the coding sequence GCCGTCGACGGCGCGACCGCCACGCTGACCAACGGCCGCATCCGCGTGGTCGCCACCGCGACGAGCGGGAAGGACTGGCAGACCGGTGCCGTCGTGCACGACTGCCGGCTCGCGTTCGAGGACGCCGACGGCCGGCCGCTCTTCTCCGAGGTGCCCTCCGGCGGGGCGCTCAAGGTGCGGGCGCGCACGTACCGGCCGCTGCCCGGCGGTGGCGTGCGGGCCGGGCTCGCGCTGCAGTCACCGGACGGCGAGCACCTGGCGGGGATGGGGCAGTACCAGCAGGACCTGGTCGACCTCAAGGGCTGCACGCTCGAGCTGGCGCACCGCAACTCCCAGGCGAGCGTGCCGTTCGTCCGGTCCAGCGCGGGCTACGGGTTCCTCTGGCACAACCCCGCGGTCGGCCGCGCGACCTTCGCGGCCAACCGCACCGAGTGGACGGCGGAGAGCTGCCGCCAGCTCGACTACTGGGTGACGGCGGGCGAGACGCCGGCCGCGATCAGCAGCCGCTACGCGGAGGCCACCGGGCACGCGCCGATGATGCCCGAGCACGGGCTGGGGTTCTGGCAGTGCAAGCTGCGCTACTCCAGCCAGGAGGAGCTGCTGACCGTCGCGCGCGAGCACGTGCGCCGCGGCCTGCCGCTGGACGTGATCGTCGCCGACTTCTTCCACTGGCCGCACATGGGGGACTTCCGGTTCGAGGACGAGTTCTGGCCGGACCCGGCGGCGATGGTCGCCGAGCTGCGCGAGCTCGACGTCGAGCTGATGGTCTCGGTGTGGCCGCAGGTCTCGCTGGAGTCGGAGAACTTCGCCGAGATGGCCCGGCGCAACCTCCTGGCCCGCACCAACCGCGGCATCGACGTGCAGATGTGGTTCGGCGGCCCGAGCAGGTTCGTGGACGTGACCAACCCGGCCGCGCGCGCATACCTGTGGGACCGGTGCCGGGAGGGCTACGCGCGCCACGGGATCCGGCTGTTCTGGCTCGACGAGGCGGAGCCGGAGTTCGGGGTCTACGACCTCGACGCGTACCGGTACCACGCGGGCCAGGCGCTCGAGGTCGGGAACCTGTACCCGCAGGCGTTCTCGCGCGCGTTCTGGGAGGGCCAGACCGCCGACGGCGAGACCGACGTCGTGAACCTCGTGCGCTGCGCGTGGGCGGGGTCGCAGCGGTACGGCGCCCTGGTGTGGTCGGGCGACATCCACTCCGACTTCCCGACCCTGCGCCGCCAGGTCGTGGCCGGCGTGCACATGGGCGCCGCCGGCATCCCGTGGTTCACGACCGACATCGGCGGGTTCGGCGGCGGCCGCACCGACGACCCCGCGTTCCACGAGCTGCTGGTCCGCTGGTTCCAGGTCGGCACGTTCCTGCCGGTCATGCGCCTGCACGGCGACCGGGCCCCGGCGAGCCCCGTGCGGGCGGCGGACGGCTCCGAGCGCAACCCGACCGGCGCCGGCAACGAGCTGTGGTCGTTCGGGGAGCCCGTGTACGACGTCCTCGAGCGCTACGTCCACCTGCGCGAGGAGCTGCGGGACTACACCCGCGACCTCATGGCCGCCGCGCACACCGACGGACAGCCGGTCATGCGCGGGCTCGCGCACGAGTTCCCGGACGACCGGCACGCGTGGGACGTCGCGGACGAGTACCTGTACGGGCCGTCCCTGCTGGTCGCCCCGGTGCTGGAGGCGGGCGCCACGTCCCGGGCGGTCTGGCTGCCCGCGGGTGCCACGTGGACGTCGCTCGTGACGGGCGAGGTGCACGAGGGCGGCCGCTGGGTCGACGTCGCCGCGCCCCTGGCCACGATCCCCGTCTTCGCCCGCGACGGCGCCCTGACCCACCTGGTGGGGCGCGTCCCGGCGGCCTGA
- a CDS encoding beta-L-arabinofuranosidase domain-containing protein, with the protein MQQLDVPRDPASAAGAVPPAPGRRTARVRTFPLADVRLLPGPCKDAQDADVRYVLTLDPDRLCAPYLTEAGLPAPAPGYGNWEGDGMGGHIGGHYLSACAQLWAATGDERLRQRLEHVLDVLGRCQEALGTGYLGGVPGGARLGAELAAGVVDADTFSLNGRWVPLYNLHKTVAGLLDAATYAGSGRALALATRWADWWLSVSRAMPDDAFEEMLHTEFGGMADAFAALAEATGRADLLAEAQRFAHRRLLEPLVDGRDELDGLHANTQIAKVVGYARLAALTGETGYADAADTFWRTVTQGRTVAIGGNSVREHFHRADDFTAMVTERQGPETCNTYNMLKLTALRFEATGDAALLDYYERATLNHVLSSEHPERGGFVYFTPLRPGHYRVYSQPATSMWCCVGSGMENHATYGRLVYSRVDGDLAVNLYLGAALDWAERGLSVRVEADLRRSDTAVVHVRAAAPVDLGLRLRRPGWADAMEVEVDGEPADATEDDGYLVVRRTWSGEATVTVRFTTGLVAEPLPDGSPWVAYRWGPVVLAHRDGHDALDGLLAGEERMGHVAAGAVRPLADTPVVVAQGDPVDAAVLLRRDPLTVGLTVRTAGSDAPATVHLEPFTDVHDARYTVYWPVGTDADARRAELAALDAAEAPEAVVLDEVVAGEQQPESDHGFAGEHTRAHATGATHSRSATGWFAYTLRDPDAAASVLRLTWVEPDPAEPRAHEVRIGGAVARPQAALVQDGVLHEDFAVTPEARDAHGQVAVAVHGRDGLATPELLRVRLLGATA; encoded by the coding sequence ATGCAGCAGCTCGACGTGCCGCGCGACCCCGCGTCCGCGGCGGGCGCGGTCCCGCCCGCCCCCGGCCGGCGCACGGCGCGGGTGCGCACCTTCCCGCTCGCGGACGTCCGGCTCCTGCCCGGGCCCTGCAAGGACGCCCAGGACGCCGACGTCCGCTACGTGCTGACGCTCGACCCCGACCGGCTGTGCGCGCCGTACCTGACGGAGGCGGGGCTCCCCGCGCCCGCGCCCGGCTACGGCAACTGGGAGGGCGACGGCATGGGTGGCCACATCGGCGGCCACTACCTCTCCGCCTGCGCCCAGCTGTGGGCGGCCACCGGCGACGAGCGGCTGCGGCAGCGGCTCGAGCACGTGCTCGACGTCCTCGGGCGCTGTCAGGAGGCGCTCGGCACCGGGTACCTGGGCGGCGTGCCCGGGGGGGCGCGGCTCGGGGCGGAGCTCGCGGCCGGTGTCGTCGACGCGGACACCTTCAGCCTCAACGGGCGCTGGGTCCCGCTGTACAACCTCCACAAGACCGTCGCCGGCCTGCTCGACGCGGCGACGTACGCCGGCTCCGGCCGTGCCCTGGCCCTCGCGACGCGGTGGGCCGACTGGTGGCTGTCGGTGAGCCGGGCCATGCCGGACGACGCGTTCGAGGAGATGCTGCACACCGAGTTCGGCGGCATGGCCGACGCGTTCGCGGCGCTCGCGGAGGCCACCGGTCGCGCCGACCTCCTCGCCGAGGCGCAGCGGTTCGCGCACCGCCGGCTGCTGGAGCCGCTCGTGGACGGTCGCGACGAGCTCGACGGCCTGCACGCGAACACGCAGATCGCGAAGGTCGTCGGGTACGCGCGGCTCGCGGCGCTCACGGGCGAGACCGGTTACGCCGACGCCGCGGACACGTTCTGGCGGACGGTCACCCAGGGCCGGACGGTGGCGATCGGCGGCAACAGCGTCCGGGAGCACTTCCACCGCGCGGACGACTTCACGGCCATGGTCACCGAGCGTCAGGGCCCGGAGACGTGCAACACGTACAACATGCTGAAGCTGACCGCGCTGCGCTTCGAGGCCACCGGCGACGCCGCGCTGCTCGACTACTACGAGCGCGCGACCCTCAACCACGTGCTCTCGTCCGAGCACCCGGAGCGCGGCGGGTTCGTGTACTTCACGCCGCTGCGGCCGGGGCACTACCGCGTCTACTCCCAGCCGGCGACGTCGATGTGGTGCTGCGTCGGGTCGGGGATGGAGAACCACGCGACGTACGGCCGGCTCGTGTACTCGCGCGTCGACGGGGACCTCGCGGTGAACCTCTACCTCGGTGCCGCGCTCGACTGGGCGGAGCGCGGGCTGTCGGTGCGGGTCGAGGCGGACCTGCGCCGGTCCGACACGGCCGTCGTGCACGTGCGGGCGGCGGCGCCGGTGGACCTCGGGCTCCGGTTGCGGCGCCCGGGCTGGGCCGACGCGATGGAGGTCGAGGTCGACGGCGAGCCCGCGGACGCCACCGAGGACGACGGGTACCTCGTGGTGCGCCGGACGTGGTCGGGGGAGGCCACCGTGACGGTGCGCTTCACCACCGGCCTCGTCGCCGAGCCGCTGCCCGACGGCTCCCCGTGGGTCGCCTACCGGTGGGGCCCGGTCGTGCTCGCGCACCGCGACGGGCACGACGCGCTGGACGGCCTCCTCGCCGGCGAGGAGCGGATGGGTCACGTCGCCGCCGGTGCGGTGCGCCCGCTCGCGGACACGCCGGTCGTCGTCGCCCAGGGCGACCCCGTCGACGCCGCCGTCCTCCTGCGACGCGACCCGCTGACGGTCGGCCTCACCGTCCGGACCGCGGGCTCCGACGCGCCGGCGACCGTGCACCTGGAGCCGTTCACCGACGTCCACGACGCGCGGTACACCGTCTACTGGCCGGTCGGCACGGACGCGGACGCGCGTCGCGCCGAGCTCGCGGCGCTCGACGCCGCCGAGGCGCCCGAGGCCGTCGTCCTCGACGAGGTCGTCGCCGGGGAGCAGCAGCCCGAGTCCGACCACGGGTTCGCCGGCGAGCACACGCGCGCCCACGCCACCGGGGCGACGCACTCGCGCAGCGCCACCGGCTGGTTCGCGTACACGCTGCGCGACCCGGACGCGGCGGCGTCGGTCCTGCGCCTCACCTGGGTCGAGCCCGACCCCGCGGAGCCGCGCGCCCACGAGGTCCGCATCGGCGGGGCCGTGGCGCGGCCCCAGGCGGCGCTCGTGCAGGACGGCGTCCTGCACGAGGACTTCGCCGTGACCCCCGAGGCGCGCGACGCGCACGGGCAGGTGGCCGTCGCGGTGCACGGGCGGGACGGGCTCGCGACGCCGGAGCTGCTGCGGGTCCGTCTGCTGGGCGCGACCGCCTGA
- a CDS encoding potassium-transporting ATPase subunit F: MIVVELVAAALAVAAVVYLVVALVKPERF, translated from the coding sequence GTGATCGTCGTCGAGCTCGTCGCGGCCGCGCTCGCCGTCGCCGCGGTCGTCTACCTCGTGGTCGCACTCGTGAAGCCGGAGCGGTTCTGA
- the kdpA gene encoding potassium-transporting ATPase subunit KdpA, whose translation MTALYAALSLGVVVVVLAALHRPLGDYMAHVYTTNADWKVERGVYRLLGVDPRSEQTWPVYLRSVLAFSLVGLLLVYLLQRTQQWLPYSLGLGAPSEHLSFNTAASFVGNTNWQSYSPELTVGYTVQLAGLAVQNFASAAVGMAVAVALVRGFASRRSGTIGNFWVDLLRGTVRILLPVSVLAALVLLAGGVVQNFAGFTDVTTLAGGAQSIPGGPVASQEAIKLLGTNGGGFFNANSAHPFENPTAWTNVLEIVLMLVIPFALPRTFGRMVGDDRQGYAILATMGTLFVASFAALTALESAGRGTAPQLAGAALEGKEARFGIVGSTLFATTSTGTSTGAVNSMHDSYTALGGLLPMLNMMLGEVAPGGVGSGLYGMLVLAVIAVFVAGLLVGRTPEYLGKKIGPREIKLASLYILVTPTLVLAGTALSFAVPALRGSVESTSIWNPGVHGLSEVLYAFTSAANNNGSAFAGLTANTPWLNTALGVAILLGRFVPVALVLALAGSLAQQDKVPATAGTLPTHRPQFVGLLTGVVLVLTALTYFPVLALGPLAEGLI comes from the coding sequence ATGACGGCGCTCTACGCGGCCCTGAGCCTGGGGGTCGTCGTGGTGGTCCTCGCGGCGCTCCACCGGCCGCTCGGTGACTACATGGCGCACGTCTACACGACGAACGCGGACTGGAAGGTCGAGCGGGGCGTCTACCGCCTGCTCGGCGTGGACCCGCGCTCGGAGCAGACCTGGCCGGTCTACCTGCGCAGCGTGCTCGCGTTCTCGCTCGTGGGCCTGCTGCTGGTCTACCTCCTGCAGCGCACGCAGCAGTGGCTGCCGTACTCGCTGGGCCTCGGCGCGCCCTCGGAGCACCTGTCGTTCAACACCGCCGCGTCGTTCGTGGGGAACACGAACTGGCAGTCGTACTCGCCCGAGCTCACCGTGGGCTACACGGTCCAGCTCGCCGGGCTCGCGGTGCAGAACTTCGCCTCCGCCGCGGTCGGCATGGCCGTGGCCGTCGCGCTGGTCCGCGGGTTCGCCTCCCGCCGGTCCGGCACCATCGGCAACTTCTGGGTCGACCTGCTGCGCGGCACCGTGCGCATCCTGCTGCCCGTCTCGGTGCTCGCGGCGCTCGTCCTGCTGGCCGGTGGCGTCGTGCAGAACTTCGCGGGCTTCACCGACGTGACGACCCTCGCCGGTGGTGCGCAGAGCATCCCCGGTGGTCCGGTCGCGTCGCAGGAGGCCATCAAGCTGCTCGGCACGAACGGCGGCGGCTTCTTCAACGCCAACTCGGCGCACCCGTTCGAGAACCCGACGGCGTGGACCAACGTCCTCGAGATCGTGCTCATGCTCGTCATCCCGTTCGCGCTGCCGCGCACGTTCGGCCGCATGGTCGGGGACGACCGGCAGGGGTACGCGATCCTCGCGACGATGGGCACGCTGTTCGTCGCGTCCTTCGCGGCGCTCACGGCGCTGGAGTCCGCCGGCCGCGGCACGGCGCCGCAGCTCGCCGGTGCCGCCCTGGAGGGCAAGGAGGCGCGGTTCGGGATCGTCGGGTCGACGCTCTTCGCGACGACCAGCACGGGCACGTCCACCGGTGCGGTCAACTCGATGCACGACTCGTACACCGCGCTGGGCGGCCTGCTGCCCATGCTCAACATGATGCTGGGGGAGGTCGCGCCCGGCGGCGTCGGGTCCGGCCTCTACGGGATGCTCGTCCTGGCCGTCATCGCCGTGTTCGTCGCCGGCCTGCTGGTGGGACGCACACCCGAGTACCTGGGCAAGAAGATCGGCCCGCGCGAGATCAAGCTCGCGAGCCTGTACATCCTCGTCACGCCGACGTTGGTCCTCGCGGGCACGGCCCTGAGCTTCGCCGTCCCGGCCCTGCGGGGGAGCGTCGAGTCGACGTCGATCTGGAACCCCGGCGTCCACGGCCTGTCCGAGGTGCTCTACGCGTTCACGTCCGCCGCCAACAACAACGGGTCGGCCTTCGCGGGCCTCACGGCGAACACGCCCTGGCTGAACACGGCGCTCGGCGTCGCGATCCTGCTGGGGCGGTTCGTGCCCGTCGCGCTCGTGCTGGCGCTGGCCGGCTCCCTCGCGCAGCAGGACAAGGTCCCGGCCACGGCCGGCACGCTGCCGACCCACCGCCCGCAGTTCGTCGGGCTCCTCACCGGCGTCGTCCTCGTGCTGACCGCGCTGACCTACTTCCCCGTTCTCGCGCTGGGTCCCCTGGCGGAAGGGCTGATCTGA
- the kdpB gene encoding potassium-transporting ATPase subunit KdpB, producing MSTLTETPTTPPVTARPTPSATPSGAFSWTQVRQAFPGAFRKLDPRRMWRNPVMFLVWVGAALTTVLAVAEPFLGGPGTSGGTEVPASFTAVIAAFLWLTVLFANLAESVAEGRGKAQADSLRATRTATAAHRVGAYDADTDPGATGARTDEVSSADLRLGDVVVVTAGELVPGDGEIVWGIASVDESAITGESAPVIRESGGDRSAVTGGTRVLSDRVVVRITSKPGETFVDRMISLVEGASRQKTPNEIALSILLASLSIVFVVVALTLNPIASYAASPVSVTVLVALLVCLIPTTIGALLSAIGIAGMDRLVQRNVLAMSGRAVEAAGDVTTLLLDKTGTITYGNRRATQFLPVDDVPQHELVRAAAVASLADPTPEGSSIVELARTLGVDPGTSAPGTVVPFTAQTRMSGIDEPDGTQLRKGAGSAVTAWLEEDGRLPSSVVAQVEDAVEHVAASGGTPLVVAAKTPGAPGRVLGVVHLKDVVKEGLAERFAELRSMGIRTVMITGDNPLTAKAIAAEAGVDDFLAEATPEQKLALIRKEQEGGNLVAMTGDGTNDAPALAQADVGVAMNSGTSAAKEAGNMVDLDSDPTKLIDVVRIGKQLLITRGALTTFSIANDIAKYFAIIPAMFMGVFPGLGALNVMGLSSPSSAVLSAIVFNAIIIVLLIPLALRGVRYRPLDASATLGRNLLIYGVGGIVAPFVGIWLIDLVVRLIPGY from the coding sequence ATGTCCACTCTGACCGAGACACCCACGACCCCGCCCGTCACGGCGCGGCCCACCCCGTCCGCGACGCCGAGCGGCGCGTTCTCGTGGACGCAGGTGCGCCAGGCGTTCCCCGGTGCGTTCCGCAAGCTCGACCCGCGCCGCATGTGGCGCAACCCCGTCATGTTCCTCGTCTGGGTCGGCGCCGCCCTCACCACGGTGCTCGCCGTCGCCGAGCCCTTCCTGGGCGGCCCCGGCACGTCCGGCGGCACCGAGGTCCCCGCATCGTTCACGGCCGTCATCGCGGCGTTCCTGTGGCTGACCGTCCTGTTCGCCAACCTCGCCGAGTCCGTCGCCGAGGGCCGCGGCAAGGCCCAGGCGGACTCCCTGCGCGCGACCCGGACGGCGACGGCCGCGCACCGGGTCGGCGCGTACGACGCGGACACCGACCCCGGTGCGACCGGCGCGCGCACGGACGAGGTGTCGTCCGCCGACCTGCGGCTCGGGGACGTCGTCGTCGTCACCGCCGGGGAGCTCGTCCCCGGGGACGGCGAGATCGTGTGGGGCATCGCGTCGGTCGACGAGTCCGCCATCACGGGCGAGTCCGCTCCCGTGATCCGCGAGTCCGGGGGTGACCGGTCCGCCGTGACCGGTGGCACGCGCGTGCTCTCCGACCGCGTCGTCGTGCGCATCACGTCGAAGCCGGGGGAGACGTTCGTCGACCGCATGATCAGCCTCGTCGAGGGCGCCAGCCGGCAGAAGACGCCGAACGAGATCGCGCTGAGCATCCTGCTGGCATCGCTGTCGATCGTGTTCGTGGTGGTCGCGCTGACCCTGAACCCGATCGCGTCCTACGCGGCGAGCCCCGTCAGCGTGACGGTCCTCGTGGCGCTGCTGGTCTGCCTGATCCCGACGACCATCGGGGCGCTGCTGTCGGCGATCGGCATCGCCGGCATGGACCGCCTGGTGCAGCGCAACGTGCTGGCCATGTCGGGCCGCGCGGTGGAGGCCGCCGGCGACGTGACCACCCTCCTGCTCGACAAGACCGGCACGATCACCTACGGCAACCGCCGCGCGACGCAGTTCCTGCCGGTGGACGACGTCCCGCAGCACGAGCTCGTGCGCGCCGCCGCCGTCGCCTCGCTGGCCGACCCGACACCGGAGGGCAGCTCGATCGTCGAGCTCGCCCGCACCCTCGGCGTCGACCCCGGCACCAGCGCACCCGGGACGGTCGTGCCCTTCACCGCCCAGACCCGGATGTCCGGGATCGACGAACCGGACGGCACGCAGCTCCGCAAGGGTGCCGGCTCGGCGGTGACGGCGTGGCTCGAGGAGGACGGCCGGCTGCCGAGCAGCGTGGTCGCGCAGGTCGAGGACGCCGTCGAGCACGTCGCCGCGTCGGGCGGCACGCCGCTCGTCGTCGCCGCGAAGACCCCCGGGGCACCGGGCCGCGTGCTCGGCGTCGTCCACCTCAAGGACGTCGTCAAGGAGGGCCTCGCCGAGCGGTTCGCCGAGCTGCGCTCCATGGGCATCCGCACGGTCATGATCACGGGTGACAACCCGCTCACCGCCAAGGCGATCGCCGCCGAGGCGGGGGTCGACGACTTCCTCGCCGAGGCGACGCCGGAGCAGAAGCTCGCCCTGATCCGCAAGGAGCAGGAGGGCGGCAACCTCGTCGCGATGACCGGTGACGGCACGAACGACGCGCCGGCGCTCGCGCAGGCCGACGTCGGCGTCGCCATGAACTCCGGCACCTCCGCCGCCAAGGAGGCGGGGAACATGGTCGACCTCGACTCGGACCCCACCAAGCTCATCGACGTGGTGCGCATCGGCAAGCAGCTGCTCATCACCCGCGGCGCGCTGACGACGTTCTCGATCGCGAACGACATCGCCAAGTACTTCGCCATCATCCCGGCCATGTTCATGGGCGTGTTCCCCGGGCTCGGCGCCCTCAACGTCATGGGCCTGAGCTCGCCGTCGTCCGCCGTCCTGTCGGCGATCGTCTTCAACGCGATCATCATCGTCCTGCTCATCCCGCTCGCGCTGCGCGGCGTGCGGTACCGGCCGCTCGACGCGTCCGCGACCCTCGGCCGCAACCTGCTGATCTACGGCGTCGGCGGGATCGTCGCGCCGTTCGTCGGCATCTGGCTCATCGACCTGGTCGTGCGCCTCATCCCCGGGTACTGA
- the kdpC gene encoding K(+)-transporting ATPase subunit C translates to MSTSTRSTGRVLWVATRAMILFTLVLGVGYTLLVTGIGQLVLPAQADGSLVRDGDGQVVGSALIGQPFTDADGAPLPEYFQPRPSAAGDGYDGGASSGSNLGPENEDLVAAIEERRDQVAQLEGVDVDDVPADAVTASASGLDPHVSPAYAALQVERVADARGMSAGDVEALVARHTEARALGFLGEPVVHVLELNIALDQMQR, encoded by the coding sequence ATGAGCACCAGCACACGCAGCACCGGACGCGTCCTGTGGGTCGCCACCCGCGCCATGATCCTGTTCACCCTCGTCCTCGGGGTGGGGTACACCCTGCTCGTCACCGGCATCGGGCAGCTCGTGCTCCCCGCGCAGGCCGACGGCTCGCTCGTCCGGGACGGCGACGGGCAGGTCGTCGGCTCCGCGCTGATCGGCCAGCCCTTCACCGACGCTGACGGTGCCCCGCTGCCCGAGTACTTCCAGCCCCGGCCCTCCGCCGCCGGCGACGGGTACGACGGGGGCGCGTCGTCGGGCTCGAACCTCGGGCCCGAGAACGAGGACCTCGTCGCCGCGATCGAGGAGCGGCGCGACCAGGTCGCCCAGCTCGAGGGCGTCGACGTCGACGACGTCCCGGCGGACGCGGTGACGGCGTCGGCCTCGGGTCTCGACCCGCACGTCAGCCCCGCGTACGCGGCCCTCCAGGTCGAGCGCGTCGCCGACGCGCGCGGGATGAGCGCCGGTGACGTCGAGGCGCTCGTCGCGCGGCACACTGAGGCCCGGGCCCTCGGCTTCCTCGGTGAGCCCGTCGTCCACGTGCTCGAGCTCAACATCGCCCTCGACCAGATGCAGAGGTGA